A single region of the Carassius gibelio isolate Cgi1373 ecotype wild population from Czech Republic chromosome A14, carGib1.2-hapl.c, whole genome shotgun sequence genome encodes:
- the LOC128027309 gene encoding alcohol dehydrogenase class-3-like, which produces MATTGKVIKCKAAVAWEAGKPLSIEEVEVAPPKAHEVRVKVHATGVCHTDASTLSGSGLEVLFPVILGHEGAGTVESVGKGVTKFKPGDTVILLYVPQCGECKFCKNPKTNLCQKISVTQGQGLMPDKTSRFTCKGKQLFHFMGTSTFSEYTVVSEISLAKVNENAPLDKVCLLGCGISTGYGAAINTAKVEAGSTCAVFGLGAVGLAVIMGCKSAGATRIIGIDINPDKFEIAKKFGATEFVNPKDHSKPIQEVLVELTDGGVDYSFECIGNVGIMRAALEACHKGWGTSVIIGVAGAGQEISTRPFQLVTGRTWKGTAFGGWKSVESVPKLVNEYMNRKLMVDEFVTHTLPFAQINEAFDLMHAGKSIRTVLQL; this is translated from the exons ATGGCCACAACTGGGAAA GTGATCAAATGCAAGGCAGCAGTGGCCTGGGAGGCTGGTAAACCTCTTTCCATTGAAGAGGTGGAAGTAGCTCCACCTAAAGCCCATGAAGTTCGCGTGAAG GTTCATGCTACAGGAGTGTGTCACACTGACGCTTCCACTCTGAGTGGGAGTGGCCTTGAGGTCTTGTTTCCTGTCATCCTGGGTCACGAGGGGGCAGGCACTGTTGAGAGTGTTGGCAAAGGGGTCACCAAATTCAAACCAG GTGATACTGTTATCCTGCTGTATGTACCTCAATGCGGAGAGTGCAAGTTTTGTAAAAATCCTAAAACCAACCTGTGTCAGAAAATCAG tgtgaccCAAGGTCAGGGTCTGATGCCTGATAAGACCTCCAGGTTCACCTGCAAAGGAAAGCAGCTTTTCCACTTCATGGGTACCAGCACCTTTTCCGAATACACCGTGGTGTCTGAAATCTCTCTGGCCAAAGTGAATGAAAATGCCCCCCTGGACAAAGTGTGTCTGCTGGGCTGTGGCATCTCCACTGGATATGGAGCTGCCATCAATACTGCTAAG GTTGAGGCTGGCTCTACATGTGCTGTGTTCGGTTTGGGAGCAGTGGGGCTTGCAGTCATAATGGGCTGCAAGTCAGCCGGCGCCACCAGGATCATTGGCATTGACATCAACCCAGACAAGTTTGAAATTGCCAAGAAGTTTGGAGCCACCGAGTTTGTGAACCCCAAGGACCACAGCAAGCCCATTCAGGAAGTGTTGGTGGAGCTGACAGATGGAGGAGTCGACTACTCCTTTGAATGCATTGGCAATGTTGGCATTATG AGAGCTGCTCTTGAGGCTTGTCACAAAGGCTGGGGAACCAGTGTCATCATTGGTGTGGCAGGAGCAGGCCAAGAAATCTCCACCCGCCCCTTTCAGCTGGTCACAGGGCGCACATGGAAAGGCACAGCTTTTGGTG gATGGAAGAGTGTGGAGAGTGTCCCTAAGCTAGTGAATGAGTACATGAACAGGAAGCTGATGGTGGATGAGTTTGTTACTCACACGTTGCCCTTTGCCCAGATCAATGAGGCTTTTGACctgatgcatgctgggaagag TATCCGAACTGTTCTGCAGCTCTGA